The DNA window TCCAGGTGTTGGCTGTGCGCGGCGAGGACGACCCGGACTTTTCGCCCGGCCTGCTCCGCTGGGGCTCCATCCTGCCCTGCGCGGATTTCGTCTTCCTGGACTGCCCGGAGACCGGACCAACGGCCCCGGCCAACGCGGCGGCGCGCCGCGCCGAGGGCGAGGCCCTGCTCTTCCTCGATTCCCGGCACCGCCTCCTGCCCGGGCACCTGGAGACCTGCCTCGCGGCCCTGGATCAGGGCGCGGACGCGGTCTATCCCGACCGCGTGCTCATGGACGGCAACCTCCTGCGCTACCGCCGCCAGCCGGACTTCCACCCCGAGCAGTTGCGCGTGGGCAACCCCCTGGGCCGGGCCGCGCTCCTGCGGCGCGAGGTCTGGGAGGAAAACGGCGGGCTGGCCGGGCGCACACGCTTCGGCCATTGGGAGATGTGGCTCCGGGCCGTGCAGCGCGGCCGGACCCTGGCCCGGGTGCCGCGCCCCCTGCTCTGCACCGCCGCGCCGTCCCCACAGGCGCCGGAAGACGGCCGGCACGAGGCCCTGCTGGTGATCCGCAATTCCGCCTTCTTCGCCGACGAGGTGGTCCGCTGGGCCTTGGCCCTGCTGCGCGGCGA is part of the Desulfovibrio aminophilus genome and encodes:
- a CDS encoding glycosyltransferase: MRERPRISVILVADGRQSSFHPLLRSLARQVPLLREVQVLAVRGEDDPDFSPGLLRWGSILPCADFVFLDCPETGPTAPANAAARRAEGEALLFLDSRHRLLPGHLETCLAALDQGADAVYPDRVLMDGNLLRYRRQPDFHPEQLRVGNPLGRAALLRREVWEENGGLAGRTRFGHWEMWLRAVQRGRTLARVPRPLLCTAAPSPQAPEDGRHEALLVIRNSAFFADEVVRWALALLRGEAWALPAGPGRAPNERQTRLMLENAPTQRTRTPAAKDSDAAMPWDRFLPERTLSA